The sequence below is a genomic window from Polaromonas naphthalenivorans CJ2.
CTGCAGCGAAAAGCGCGCCCGGCTGCTTCTGCAGAGCAAGCGCGCCAGGGTTCACCGGGTCATGCCGTTCACGATTCGACTGATCGACCGAAGCCAGGCCGACTGCCTGCTCCAGCCGCTTCGCCTCAAGCTCGATCCGGGCAGCCGGGCCACGGGCCTGGCACTGGTGCGGGATATTGAAACCATTGAGCCCGCCATGGGTGAGGTCACGCGCGGCGCGGCCGTGGTGAGCCTGCTTGAGCTGGAGCACCGCGGCAGGCAGATATCAGAAGCGCTCACTGCGCGTCGCCAGATGCGCCGCCGGCGCCGCAACCAGCTGCGCTACCGCGCCCCGCGTTTTTTGAACCGGGGCAACAAGCAAAAAGGTTGGCTCGCGCCTTCGTTGCAGCACCGGGTCGATACGACGGCGGCCTGGGTAGCACGCATCCAGCGCTGGGCACCGGTGACGGCGCTCAGCTCGGAACTGGTGCGCTTTGACATGCAGCAATTGCAAAACACCGAGATCGAAGGCGCCGAGTACAGCCAAGGCACGCTGGCGGGCTACGAAGTGCGCGAGTACCTGCTGGAGAAGTGGAAGCGCACCTGCGCCTACTGCGATGCGCAAAACACGCCGCTGCAGATCGAGCACATCGAGCCCCGGGCGCGGGGCGGCAGCCACCGGATCTCCAACCTATGCCTGGCCTGCCAGCCCTGCAACCAGAAAAAAGCCGCGCGCACGCTTCAAGATTTCCTCAAGAAAGACCCCAAGCGCCTGGCGCGCATCCTCGCGCAAGCCCAGCGGCCGCTGCGCGATGCCGCAGCGGTCAACGTCACGCGCTGGGCGCTGGCCAACGCACTGAAGACCACTGGCTTCCCGCTGGAGCTGGCCTCGGGTGGCCGGACCAAATTCAACCGATGCACGTTGGACGTGCCCAAGACGCACGCGCTGGATGCGGCCTGCGTGGGCCAGGTGGAGGCCATCACTGGCTGGCAGCAGCCTGCGTTCTACACCTTGACCATCAAGGCCATGGGCCGGGGCAGCTACCAGCGCACTCGGCTGGACGCCTACGGCTTTCCAAGAGGCTACCTGATGCGTGCCAAGTCGGTCCACGGTTTCCAGACCGGGGACCGGGTCAAGGCCGTCGTGCCCCAGGGCAAGAAGGTTGGCACGCATGTGGGGCGCGTGGCGATCCGCAAGACGGGCAGCTTCAACATCACCACGCCGGCTGGCGTGGTTCAGGGCATCAGTCACAAGCACTGCCGCATCGTTCAGCGGAACGACGGGTATGGCTATTTCTTCCACCGGGCCGATTTAACACAGGACGCGAACAGGTAACGGCCCAAAGCGTAACGGATGCGTTGCATCCGGCGCTCTACCTCCCCGGGCTGAACCCCGGGGTTTCACGCGCATCATGATGATAAAAAGTAAGCAGCGCGGTTTCACACTTGTCGAACTACTAATTACCTCTGCTATTGCGACCATCATCGCCATCGCCTCCGCGCCTGCCCTAGTTGCCAAAATCGAGGATGCCGGCATGGAAGGTACTGGGGTTTATATGGCGATGGTGAAAACCGGCTTGGAACGCTATAACCTCACGAACCACGACTCGCTTGTAGCCGGCACTGCCCAGGCAGTCGTGACTCCTGCTGTCGCTGATGCCTACGCGCCGACCATTGCAGAGCTGGTGCGCGACAAGTACATCACGGGCAACAGTTTGACCGCTATTACCCCGCAGCGACAGTCAATTCTCACAAGGATCACAACGCCAAACTGTCCGGGTGCTACATGCGCTGTTGTCGGCTTGGCCTACACCACGACTGCACTGGTTTATTCTGGCACTACAGATCCTCGCTTCGACCTGCTCGGAACCTACCTGGCTTCTCCAGGGGTCGCTGGCGGTGGTTTGATCACCAAGCCCGAGGGCGACGGCTCAATCCTTTCAGGCAACAGTGGCATGGTCTTTCCTAATCCAATGGGTGCAGTGCCAGGCGTGTTGGCCATTTACACCTATATTGACCAAAGCTTCTATGCCAACTTCGTT
It includes:
- the iscB gene encoding RNA-guided endonuclease IscB, coding for MPCSEKRARLLLQSKRARVHRVMPFTIRLIDRSQADCLLQPLRLKLDPGSRATGLALVRDIETIEPAMGEVTRGAAVVSLLELEHRGRQISEALTARRQMRRRRRNQLRYRAPRFLNRGNKQKGWLAPSLQHRVDTTAAWVARIQRWAPVTALSSELVRFDMQQLQNTEIEGAEYSQGTLAGYEVREYLLEKWKRTCAYCDAQNTPLQIEHIEPRARGGSHRISNLCLACQPCNQKKAARTLQDFLKKDPKRLARILAQAQRPLRDAAAVNVTRWALANALKTTGFPLELASGGRTKFNRCTLDVPKTHALDAACVGQVEAITGWQQPAFYTLTIKAMGRGSYQRTRLDAYGFPRGYLMRAKSVHGFQTGDRVKAVVPQGKKVGTHVGRVAIRKTGSFNITTPAGVVQGISHKHCRIVQRNDGYGYFFHRADLTQDANR